The proteins below are encoded in one region of Triticum aestivum cultivar Chinese Spring chromosome 1B, IWGSC CS RefSeq v2.1, whole genome shotgun sequence:
- the LOC123142140 gene encoding uncharacterized protein, producing the protein METLPDDVVVEILVRVTEVAALFRCTATCRRWRLLIADPSFLRRRWPEGVSLQSSLLGFFALQQPREEPTEGSSTTPMPLFNPVPCSPHRFLAIPDQPRGSQPVVLASRGGLLVVRFVPLDAISMFEKIMILAVCHPIAGTSRRLPPLKCSRSFRIEGCTLLTGADCRPTKRRGVSPSVYSSFKVLIISYDGRYNLHVFASNELGWRTSRNWFEPVEYAGRVVPQQINIVVCRGMAHWLFKYSSNFYTLNVCAKTTRMSITELPVTRNQLGFKFSSALLNVTNDGRLSLLGLYRDCSWLEMWTHEGDNKSVDGMADCWHQTKMIELIQPKQSTVDLVQCVCVSEMSGKLLVKDNQDCMYIVDLQTGAMETVTDWFCGIVTMAVPFEMDWPTFFMSRLAGGRIKRNKLRGAISKIASTFCKPIVVAIIFGLIVMSWDHEELQES; encoded by the coding sequence ATGGAGACGCTGCCGGACGACGTCGTCGTGGAGATCCTGGTCCGCGTGACGGAGGTCGCAGCCCTATTCCGCTGCACCGCAACATGCAGGCGATGGCGCCTCCTCATAGCGGACCCGTCtttcctccgccgccgctggcCGGAGGGCGTGAGCCTCCAGTCCTCCCTGCTCGGCTTCTTCGCCTTGCAACAGCCCCGTGAGGAACCAACAGAAGGGAGCTCTACGACGCCCATGCCGCTCTTCAACCCGGTGCCATGCTCCCCCCACCGCTTCCTCGCCATCCCTGATCAGCCTCGAGGCAGCCAGCCAGTGGTGCTTGCCTCGCGCGGTGGCCTTCTTGTTGTGCGCTTCGTGCCACTCGACGCCATCAGCATGTTCGAGAAAATCATGATCCTGGCTGTGTGCCATCCAATCGCCGGCACAAGCCGCCGGCTGCCTCCGTTGAAGTGCAGTAGGTCTTTCCGAATAGAAGGATGCACCCTTCTAACCGGTGCGGATTGTCGCCCGACCAAACGGCGAGGGGTGTCGCCGTCGGTCTACTCGTCCTTCAAAGTGTTAATCATCAGTTACGACGGACGGTACAATCTCCATGTGTTTGCGTCCAATGAGTTGGGCTGGAGGACGTCTAGAAACTGGTTTGAACCTGTTGAGTATGCCGGACGTGTGGTGCCCCAGCAGATCAACATCGTCGTGTGCCGAGGCATGGCACACTGGCTCTTCAAGTACTCGTCAAACTTCTACACACTCAACGTGTGCGCTAAGACCACGCGGATGTCTATAACAGAGCTCCCTGTCACACGGAACCAGCTCGGCTTCAAGTTTTCAAGTGCACTGCTTAATGTCACCAACGATGGAAGGCTATCGCTGCTTGGTTTATACAGGGACTGCAGCTGGCTGGAGATGTGGACACATGAAGGTGACAACAAGAGTGTAGATGGCATGGCAGACTGCTGGCACCAAACCAAGATGATTGAGCTAATACAACCCAAGCAGAGTACGGTCGACCTGGTGCAATGCGTGTGCGTGAGCGAGATGAGCGGTAAACTGCTCGTAAAGGACAATCAAGATTGCATGTACATTGTAGATCTCCAAACTGGGGCGATGGAGACTGTCACTGACTGGTTTTGCGGCATTGTCACGATGGCTGTCCCATTTGAGATGGATTGGCCGACCTTCTTCATGTCTCGCTTGGCGGGTGGTAGGATCAAGCGGAATAAACTGAGAGGAGCTATATCGAAAATTGCTTCCACTTTTTGCAAACCAATAGTTGTGGCAATTATCTTTGGGTTAATTGTTATGAGTTGGGATCATGAAGAGCTACAGGAATCTTAA